In Pseudofrankia saprophytica, one genomic interval encodes:
- a CDS encoding acyl-CoA dehydrogenase, whose product MGIAIGEEHRALARTTQSLLSSRDARAAGRALLDADEEHLPGFWKEFADLGLLGVHLPEEFGGGGFGLPELVVILEETGRAVAPGPVLPTVLASAVIAASGGPEARARLLPGLAAGTAVGAVGLGGDLDLDSDGRMSGRSGVVPGGALADFVLLAVGEDLVVVSTADPGVTDEALGSLDRSRRSTRLRLTEARVAPGDVLPGALAHAQAIMRTLVAAEASGGAHECVEVAAAYAKVREQFGRTIGTFQAVKHHLANMLVAAELATAAVWDAARAAAGPTEEFELSAAVAATLAVPAFVRNAELNIQVHGGTGYTWEHDAHLLYRRAITSKAIVPPGTAAADVTRLGGAGVSRTAPAFDLPAQAEAARPEIRALAAELAALPDDERRRRLADTGYLQPHWPRPWGLGASAGLQLVIEQEFRAADLKVPNLMITGWVILTLVQHGTQDQVARWVRPALYGEEQWCQLFSEPGAGSDAAAVRTRAERVQGGWVLGGQKVWTSDAHRCRYGLATVRTDPSASKHAGITTMVVDMATEGVQVRPLRHLTGDHYFNEVVLTDVFVPDADVVGKPGKGWNVARATLGNERITLSGNLGGTTADQMFALYRQHGHRVPGAETRLGEHVAEAIAVRLLDLRRVVRALDGSGPSPEGNVTKLVTAEHGQRAATLLTEFAGQDVALDDGFGGTAGRSLLATRALTIAGGTSEIARNQIAERILGLPRDPLLS is encoded by the coding sequence ATGGGGATAGCAATCGGCGAGGAACACCGGGCGCTCGCCCGGACTACCCAATCGCTGCTGTCCTCGCGCGACGCACGCGCGGCCGGCCGGGCCCTGTTGGACGCCGACGAGGAACACCTGCCGGGCTTCTGGAAGGAGTTCGCCGATCTCGGTCTGCTCGGGGTGCATCTGCCGGAGGAGTTCGGGGGCGGCGGTTTCGGGCTGCCGGAACTTGTGGTGATCCTCGAGGAGACCGGTAGGGCGGTCGCGCCTGGGCCCGTTCTCCCGACGGTCCTGGCGTCGGCGGTGATAGCGGCCAGTGGAGGCCCGGAGGCGCGTGCCCGCCTGCTGCCGGGACTCGCCGCGGGCACGGCCGTCGGCGCCGTCGGTCTCGGCGGGGACCTGGACCTGGACAGCGACGGACGGATGTCGGGCCGGTCCGGTGTCGTCCCGGGCGGCGCGCTCGCCGACTTCGTGCTCCTCGCGGTCGGCGAGGACCTCGTGGTGGTGTCGACGGCCGACCCCGGCGTGACGGACGAGGCCCTCGGATCGTTGGACCGGTCGCGGCGCTCCACTCGGCTCCGCCTTACCGAGGCGCGGGTGGCACCAGGCGACGTGCTGCCGGGTGCGCTGGCCCACGCCCAGGCGATCATGCGGACACTCGTCGCGGCCGAGGCGAGCGGCGGCGCGCACGAATGCGTCGAGGTCGCCGCGGCCTACGCGAAGGTGCGCGAGCAGTTCGGCAGGACCATCGGCACGTTCCAGGCCGTGAAGCACCACCTCGCGAACATGCTGGTCGCCGCCGAGCTCGCGACCGCGGCGGTGTGGGACGCGGCGCGCGCCGCGGCGGGACCAACCGAGGAGTTCGAGCTGTCGGCGGCCGTGGCGGCCACCCTCGCGGTACCGGCCTTCGTCAGGAACGCGGAACTCAACATCCAGGTACACGGCGGAACCGGCTACACCTGGGAGCACGACGCCCACCTGCTCTACCGGCGGGCCATCACCAGCAAGGCCATCGTGCCGCCGGGAACCGCCGCCGCGGACGTGACCCGTCTGGGCGGCGCGGGCGTCTCCCGGACGGCACCCGCGTTCGACCTGCCCGCGCAGGCCGAGGCGGCGCGGCCCGAGATCCGGGCGCTCGCCGCCGAGCTGGCGGCGCTCCCCGATGACGAGCGGCGCCGCCGGCTGGCCGACACCGGCTACCTGCAGCCGCACTGGCCGCGTCCGTGGGGGCTCGGCGCCTCCGCGGGACTCCAACTCGTCATCGAGCAGGAGTTCCGGGCCGCGGACCTCAAGGTCCCCAACCTGATGATCACTGGTTGGGTGATTCTGACCCTTGTCCAACACGGCACCCAGGACCAGGTCGCGCGTTGGGTCCGGCCAGCGCTCTACGGCGAGGAGCAGTGGTGCCAGTTGTTCAGCGAGCCCGGCGCCGGGTCCGACGCCGCCGCCGTGCGGACCAGAGCCGAACGGGTCCAGGGCGGCTGGGTGCTGGGCGGCCAGAAGGTCTGGACCAGTGACGCCCACCGGTGTCGGTACGGCCTTGCCACCGTGCGTACCGACCCGTCGGCGAGCAAGCACGCCGGTATCACCACGATGGTCGTCGACATGGCCACCGAGGGTGTGCAGGTACGGCCGCTGCGCCATCTCACCGGCGACCACTACTTCAACGAGGTGGTCCTCACCGACGTGTTCGTCCCCGACGCGGACGTGGTGGGGAAACCGGGCAAGGGCTGGAACGTCGCCCGCGCCACGCTCGGCAACGAACGGATCACCCTCAGCGGTAACCTCGGTGGCACCACCGCCGACCAGATGTTCGCCCTGTACCGGCAGCACGGGCACCGGGTGCCAGGAGCCGAGACCCGGTTGGGTGAACACGTCGCCGAGGCGATCGCCGTGCGGCTGCTTGACCTGCGGCGAGTGGTCCGCGCCCTGGACGGGAGCGGACCCAGCCCGGAGGGCAACGTCACCAAGCTCGTCACGGCCGAGCACGGGCAACGCGCCGCGACCCTGCTGACCGAGTTCGCCGGCCAGGACGTCGCCCTCGACGACGGCTTCGGCGGGACCGCCGGAAGGTCGCTGCTGGCGACCCGTGCGCTCACCATCGCTGGCGGCACGTCCGAGATCGCCCGGAACCAGATCGCGGAACGGATTCTCGGCCTGCCCCGAGACCCCCTGCTGTCCTAG
- a CDS encoding enoyl-CoA hydratase/isomerase family protein yields the protein MLTNSDLYLRSTPETGRTVLADTPAPGVRLLTLNRPERLNAMSGELVRDLHAALDEVAADDECRVVVLTGAGRGFCAGLDLHEPPKPSKAGSGPQTGMRVQQAIASLVPKLRNLRQPVIAAVNGPASGGGFALALASDVRVAAMSARFNAAFVRVGLSGCDIGVSWLLPRLIGAGRSHELLLTGRLVDADEALRIGLVNRVVDDGKVVDAALETAALICANSPMGVWMTKEVSWSQLEIGSLQAGIDLENRTQVLTSYTQDQKEQVSAFLRRRSPNYTDS from the coding sequence GTGCTGACCAACAGCGATCTGTACCTTCGGAGCACCCCGGAGACGGGGCGGACCGTCCTGGCCGACACTCCTGCCCCGGGCGTCCGGTTACTGACGCTGAACCGGCCGGAACGCCTCAACGCGATGTCCGGTGAGCTGGTCCGGGACCTGCACGCGGCGCTCGACGAAGTGGCAGCGGACGACGAGTGCCGCGTCGTCGTGCTGACCGGTGCTGGCCGGGGCTTTTGCGCGGGGCTAGACCTGCACGAGCCGCCGAAGCCGAGCAAGGCAGGATCCGGCCCTCAGACGGGGATGCGGGTGCAGCAGGCCATCGCGTCCCTGGTTCCCAAGCTGCGCAACCTGCGTCAGCCCGTGATAGCGGCGGTGAACGGCCCGGCGTCCGGCGGTGGCTTCGCGCTAGCCCTTGCCAGCGACGTGCGGGTCGCCGCCATGTCAGCGAGGTTCAACGCCGCTTTTGTGCGCGTCGGGCTGTCGGGCTGCGACATCGGGGTGAGCTGGCTGCTCCCCCGGCTGATCGGGGCCGGCCGTTCCCACGAGCTGCTGCTCACCGGCCGTCTCGTCGACGCCGACGAGGCGCTGCGCATCGGTCTGGTCAACCGCGTCGTCGACGACGGCAAGGTGGTGGACGCCGCGCTGGAGACGGCCGCGCTGATCTGCGCCAACAGCCCCATGGGCGTGTGGATGACCAAGGAGGTCAGCTGGAGCCAGCTGGAGATCGGCAGCCTGCAGGCCGGCATCGACCTGGAGAACCGCACCCAGGTCCTCACCTCCTACACCCAGGACCAGAAGGAACAGGTCAGCGCCTTCCTGCGGCGACGTTCCCCGAACTACACCGACTCCTGA